A single window of uncultured Methanospirillum sp. DNA harbors:
- a CDS encoding ferredoxin family protein, whose product MKLEIDESRCKGCNLCTMVCPYRIYQPGKAPNRRGIYVPHLDRPERCPNCRLQQIYGRRLCGVCALMCPDQAIKWEKEKPYEPHNVVIEY is encoded by the coding sequence ATGAAACTCGAGATTGACGAGTCCCGGTGCAAGGGGTGCAATCTTTGCACGATGGTCTGCCCATACCGGATCTATCAGCCGGGAAAAGCGCCGAACCGCCGGGGAATCTATGTCCCTCATCTGGATCGACCGGAACGATGCCCGAATTGTCGCCTTCAGCAGATATACGGGAGACGGCTCTGTGGTGTCTGTGCGTTGATGTGCCCTGATCAGGCGATAAAGTGGGAGAAAGAGAAACCGTACGAACCTCATAACGTGGTGATTGAGTATTGA
- a CDS encoding 2-oxoacid:acceptor oxidoreductase subunit alpha — translation MTRLEFMQGNIACAEGALAAGCTFFAGYPITPSTEVAEHMAAKLPKRNGCFIQMEDEIASMAAIIGAAWTGVRAMTATSGPGFSLMMENIGYAVMSETPCVLVNVQRGGPSTGQPTMAAQGDMMQVRFGSHGDFSIIALSPSTVQECFELTAKAFNLADRFRCPVFVMADEVIGHMRERITIPDSVQIVRTKPLKDGMLPFTPEEDLIPGFAAFGTGRKIPVTGLTHNEKGYPDSTHPARHDALVRRLVDKVENARHQIADFEIVNEDAEYVFVCYGSPVRTVQEVVQRTKTLGTGYLQLRIVWPFPEDLLHRFPNVKAFIVPELNLGMISREIERHVRVPVISAGKIGGELHSPDELIAIVENLRSGGAP, via the coding sequence TTGACCAGGCTTGAGTTTATGCAGGGGAACATCGCCTGTGCAGAGGGAGCACTTGCTGCAGGCTGTACCTTCTTTGCCGGTTACCCGATCACCCCTTCCACTGAAGTAGCAGAACATATGGCAGCAAAACTGCCAAAGAGAAACGGCTGCTTTATTCAGATGGAGGATGAGATCGCAAGCATGGCTGCAATCATCGGAGCAGCCTGGACCGGTGTCAGGGCCATGACTGCAACCTCGGGCCCTGGCTTCTCGCTGATGATGGAGAATATCGGGTACGCGGTGATGTCAGAAACACCCTGTGTGCTGGTCAATGTGCAGAGGGGTGGTCCGTCAACCGGGCAGCCGACCATGGCAGCCCAGGGTGATATGATGCAGGTCAGGTTTGGATCGCACGGCGACTTCAGTATCATTGCACTCTCTCCTTCAACGGTCCAGGAGTGTTTTGAACTGACTGCAAAGGCATTCAACCTTGCAGACCGGTTCAGATGCCCTGTCTTCGTCATGGCCGACGAGGTCATCGGCCACATGCGTGAGAGGATCACCATCCCTGACAGTGTTCAGATAGTGAGGACAAAACCTCTAAAAGATGGCATGCTGCCGTTCACACCCGAAGAGGATCTTATCCCCGGGTTTGCTGCCTTCGGTACCGGCAGAAAGATCCCGGTGACCGGTCTGACCCATAATGAGAAGGGATATCCGGACTCAACTCACCCGGCCAGGCATGATGCTCTCGTCCGCAGACTCGTCGACAAGGTAGAGAATGCACGTCACCAAATTGCAGACTTTGAGATCGTCAATGAAGATGCTGAATACGTCTTTGTATGTTATGGCTCCCCGGTCAGAACCGTGCAGGAGGTTGTCCAGCGTACAAAAACGCTGGGCACCGGGTATCTGCAACTCAGAATTGTCTGGCCGTTCCCTGAAGATCTCTTACACAGATTCCCGAATGTGAAGGCCTTCATCGTCCCGGAACTCAATCTCGGTATGATATCCCGTGAGATCGAGCGTCATGTACGTGTCCCGGTCATATCAGCAGGAAAGATCGGGGGAGAACTTCACTCACCTGATGAACTCATCGCGATTGTTGAGAATCTTCGCTCCGGAGGTGCTCCATGA
- a CDS encoding thiamine pyrophosphate-dependent enzyme, whose protein sequence is MRDEWLRKDRLPHIYCAGCGNGTIINCVLEAVDQIGWNMDETVFVSGIGCSSRAPGYILTDSLHTTHGRALAFATGVKMANPSLHVVVFTGDGDLSAIGGNHFIHACRRNIDLTVVCMNNYIYGMTGGQGSPTTPIGKTSTTTPYGAEETPFDLAELAVAAGANYVARWTSFHVKNLTQAVLDGMNTPGFSFIEVRCQCPTSFGRRNKYRQPGDFITYLRESAILKERWDQTTAPGDELPQDKFLVGEYVRRKRPAMGVPHEA, encoded by the coding sequence ATGAGGGATGAGTGGCTTAGGAAAGACCGGCTCCCTCATATATACTGTGCCGGATGTGGGAACGGCACGATCATCAACTGTGTACTAGAAGCGGTCGATCAGATCGGCTGGAATATGGATGAGACCGTCTTTGTATCTGGTATCGGGTGTTCTTCTCGTGCACCTGGCTATATCCTGACCGACTCGCTCCATACAACACATGGGAGGGCACTTGCCTTTGCCACCGGTGTGAAGATGGCAAATCCGTCGCTGCATGTGGTGGTCTTCACCGGGGATGGTGACCTGTCAGCGATCGGGGGAAATCACTTCATCCATGCCTGCAGGAGAAATATCGATCTCACCGTCGTCTGCATGAATAACTACATCTATGGGATGACAGGTGGTCAGGGAAGTCCGACGACTCCTATAGGGAAGACGTCAACCACTACGCCGTACGGTGCCGAGGAGACACCATTTGATCTGGCAGAACTTGCGGTCGCTGCCGGGGCGAATTATGTGGCACGCTGGACTTCCTTTCATGTCAAGAACCTGACCCAGGCCGTTCTTGACGGGATGAATACACCTGGATTCTCGTTTATCGAGGTAAGGTGCCAGTGTCCGACCTCATTTGGACGCCGGAACAAATACAGACAGCCTGGGGATTTCATAACCTATCTGCGTGAAAGTGCCATCCTGAAGGAACGATGGGATCAGACCACCGCTCCCGGTGATGAACTTCCTCAGGATAAATTCCTGGTCGGAGAGTATGTCCGAAGAAAACGGCCTGCCATGGGGGTCCCTCATGAGGCATGA
- a CDS encoding 2-oxoacid:acceptor oxidoreductase family protein, with protein MRHEVRFSGFGGQGIILSAVILGRAAALYDNRYAVQTQVYGPEARGGASMSQVVIDDEPILFPKVKIPNLFVIMSQEGFEKYGKNASVEATMLLDSGLVHDRPACRYIEIPATRDAKEKLGRDIVANIIMLGSLTEATGVVSKEALEKAILASVPKGTEELNLNAMRLGFALASPDQ; from the coding sequence ATGAGGCATGAGGTCAGGTTCTCCGGGTTTGGTGGCCAGGGGATCATCCTGAGTGCGGTCATTCTTGGCAGGGCCGCAGCCCTCTATGATAACCGGTACGCTGTTCAGACCCAGGTATACGGGCCTGAAGCAAGGGGAGGTGCATCCATGAGCCAGGTGGTCATCGATGATGAACCGATCCTCTTCCCTAAAGTGAAGATCCCGAACCTATTTGTCATCATGAGCCAGGAAGGGTTTGAGAAGTACGGCAAAAATGCCTCTGTCGAGGCAACGATGCTGCTCGATTCAGGTCTGGTTCATGACCGCCCTGCCTGCAGGTACATTGAGATCCCGGCGACCCGGGATGCTAAAGAGAAACTCGGCCGGGATATCGTTGCCAACATAATCATGCTTGGCAGTCTGACTGAGGCCACTGGTGTAGTCTCTAAAGAAGCGCTTGAGAAGGCTATCCTGGCAAGTGTTCCAAAAGGCACAGAAGAACTGAACCTTAATGCAATGCGCCTTGGGTTTGCATTGGCCTCACCTGATCAGTAA
- a CDS encoding ATP-grasp domain-containing protein → MKLLEYEAKEILKEAGIPVPKGILIRAGDDAGAGAAQIGELVVVKAQVDVGGRGKAGGIQMADSSTVQEVSDRLLGSRIKDVPVHAVLVEERIAIEHEYYLSISIDRSSGSPLILFTSSGGVEIEEVAQTNPDAIRRAVVHPLLSDVPGYTVRYLLNGAPKELGPVINKLYQVFRCRDALLAEINPLVTTPSGVYAADAKIIVDDNALARQGISENRDLTDRERKAEEYGFSFVELDGSIGVIGNGAGLTMATVDLITVLGGKPANFLDVGGGADRVRVAHAVRLLGSMPGVSVIIVNLLGGITRCDEVAAGIIEAGVGQQVIVRLAGTNEEEGRTMLNKYGYRMLDTMEEAVAAAVEVAR, encoded by the coding sequence ATGAAGTTACTGGAATATGAAGCAAAAGAGATTCTGAAAGAAGCAGGTATCCCGGTCCCTAAAGGGATCCTTATCCGTGCGGGTGATGATGCAGGAGCCGGAGCTGCACAGATCGGGGAACTGGTTGTTGTCAAGGCGCAGGTTGATGTTGGTGGCCGGGGTAAGGCAGGAGGAATCCAGATGGCCGACTCTTCAACAGTCCAGGAGGTTTCAGACCGCCTGCTTGGATCACGGATCAAGGATGTTCCGGTCCATGCCGTGCTGGTTGAGGAACGAATCGCAATTGAGCATGAATATTACCTCTCCATCTCCATCGACCGCTCATCAGGATCTCCACTCATCCTCTTCACTTCCAGCGGAGGTGTTGAGATCGAGGAGGTTGCCCAAACCAATCCTGATGCAATCAGGCGGGCAGTTGTTCACCCTCTCTTGTCTGATGTTCCAGGATACACTGTCAGATATCTTCTGAACGGGGCACCCAAAGAACTGGGCCCGGTTATCAATAAACTATACCAGGTGTTCAGGTGTCGTGATGCTCTGCTTGCCGAGATCAATCCGCTGGTGACAACTCCATCCGGGGTATATGCGGCAGATGCCAAGATCATCGTCGACGATAATGCCCTCGCGAGGCAGGGTATCTCTGAGAATCGTGACCTTACTGACCGTGAGCGTAAGGCTGAAGAGTATGGGTTCTCGTTCGTTGAACTGGATGGTTCCATCGGTGTGATCGGAAACGGTGCAGGCCTTACGATGGCAACTGTGGATCTGATCACCGTGCTTGGAGGAAAGCCTGCCAACTTCTTAGATGTTGGTGGTGGTGCTGACCGGGTGAGGGTTGCTCATGCTGTTCGGCTCCTTGGATCCATGCCCGGAGTCTCGGTGATCATTGTCAATCTTCTCGGTGGGATCACCCGCTGCGATGAAGTGGCTGCCGGCATCATTGAGGCCGGAGTTGGTCAGCAGGTGATCGTCAGACTAGCCGGTACCAACGAAGAGGAAGGAAGGACTATGCTGAACAAATACGGGTACCGGATGCTTGATACCATGGAAGAGGCAGTGGCTGCTGCTGTCGAGGTGGCACGATGA
- the sucD gene encoding succinate--CoA ligase subunit alpha, with protein MIYADRNTRVIVQGATGNQGSFHIGRMNQYAQSVGGSGVVAGVTPGKGGQESGGVPVYNSVHEAADSHDATASVMFVPGAAAGDSIMEAADAGLDLVIAITEHIPVHDVMKACAYAEMRDCTVIGPNCPGLLCPGEISMGIMPSHLYTRGPVGVISRSGTLTYEVVHELTRAGIGQSSVVGIGGDPVIGQTFADVLDRFSEDPQTKAVVLLGELGGNLEEEGARMADLPVVVFIAGTTAPPEKRMGHAGAIVSGGEGDAKSKIQRLKSLGIPVASRLSEIPGLIKEMV; from the coding sequence ATGATCTACGCGGACAGGAACACCCGGGTCATTGTTCAGGGCGCCACCGGTAACCAGGGATCGTTTCACATCGGCAGGATGAATCAGTATGCACAGTCAGTCGGCGGGTCTGGAGTTGTGGCAGGAGTCACACCCGGAAAAGGTGGCCAGGAGTCTGGAGGGGTTCCTGTTTATAACAGTGTTCACGAGGCTGCTGATTCCCATGATGCAACTGCTAGTGTCATGTTTGTGCCCGGGGCAGCGGCCGGGGACTCGATCATGGAGGCAGCAGATGCAGGACTTGACCTTGTGATTGCCATAACTGAGCATATTCCTGTTCATGATGTGATGAAGGCATGTGCCTACGCAGAGATGCGGGACTGTACGGTCATCGGCCCCAACTGCCCGGGTCTCCTCTGTCCGGGAGAGATCAGCATGGGAATCATGCCTTCGCATCTGTATACACGCGGCCCGGTTGGTGTCATCTCCAGGAGTGGGACCCTCACCTATGAGGTGGTTCATGAACTCACTCGGGCGGGGATCGGGCAGAGCAGTGTGGTAGGGATTGGGGGCGATCCTGTTATCGGTCAGACGTTTGCTGATGTTCTGGACAGATTTTCTGAAGATCCCCAGACAAAGGCAGTCGTGCTTCTCGGTGAACTTGGAGGGAATCTTGAAGAAGAAGGAGCACGAATGGCTGACCTGCCTGTTGTTGTCTTCATCGCCGGAACAACGGCTCCTCCGGAGAAGAGAATGGGTCATGCAGGAGCCATTGTATCAGGCGGTGAAGGGGATGCAAAATCAAAAATACAACGCCTGAAGTCGCTGGGTATTCCTGTTGCCTCCCGGCTCTCTGAGATACCCGGTCTGATCAAAGAGATGGTGTAA
- a CDS encoding heparan-alpha-glucosaminide N-acetyltransferase: protein MTKAPVRGRYVELDAARGVAICMMVIFHLVFDLSFFSLYLVETSHGFWRLFGYMTAALFVLIAGVAVALRAGRTPPSIAGFTRALPFFRRGIFLIGVGLLVTVGTCIFLHGEGYVLFGILQLIGTSTILAPLFFRLGKKTVIPGIIILLAGWMITLPDGPIWLLWAGIHPVDYISVDYTPLIPWFGVFLVGMAMGAWLYPNGLRSFRLPVWVEQMLHIPSIPGRYSLIIYLVHQPVLLLILSGLYGKIPGI, encoded by the coding sequence ATGACAAAAGCCCCGGTGCGTGGCAGGTATGTTGAACTGGATGCAGCCCGGGGAGTTGCCATCTGCATGATGGTGATATTCCATCTCGTTTTTGATCTCTCCTTCTTCTCGCTCTATCTGGTTGAGACATCACATGGTTTCTGGCGGCTGTTTGGATACATGACCGCCGCCCTGTTTGTGCTCATTGCCGGAGTTGCGGTTGCACTTCGTGCAGGAAGAACTCCCCCATCTATTGCAGGGTTTACTCGTGCCCTCCCATTTTTTAGAAGAGGCATTTTTCTTATCGGGGTCGGACTTCTTGTCACTGTTGGGACCTGTATCTTCCTGCATGGAGAAGGATACGTGCTCTTTGGCATCCTGCAGCTCATTGGGACCTCAACGATCCTCGCCCCACTCTTCTTCAGGCTTGGAAAAAAAACAGTAATTCCGGGCATCATAATTCTCCTTGCCGGATGGATGATCACCCTCCCGGACGGCCCAATCTGGTTGTTATGGGCTGGAATTCACCCGGTTGACTATATCTCCGTGGATTACACACCACTGATTCCCTGGTTTGGTGTGTTCCTCGTGGGTATGGCAATGGGGGCATGGTTGTATCCCAATGGCCTTCGTTCGTTCCGGTTGCCGGTATGGGTTGAACAGATGCTTCATATCCCATCCATTCCGGGAAGGTATTCACTCATTATCTATCTGGTACACCAGCCGGTGCTGCTGCTCATCCTGTCTGGATTATACGGAAAAATACCTGGGATATAA
- a CDS encoding tetratricopeptide repeat protein: MRKIILLLLISISVLFVSGQVLADSDSTLKTARDHFEMGNAFYSFGIVDNATREYQIAVSMDPNMSDAWNNLGLTLTTQKRYTEAKAALENATRLNSTDSEGWYNLGYTLGMLGNKSEEITAYEKAISFNPNMTIAWRNIGVVRYEQQNYTGAADALERATISDPKSAIGWYYLGTVYEKTGNLTGAADVLKHAVDLDKNLTMAKDRLKAVEKNLSNITSSAPVQSAGKKTPLPAAIVILSVIGAAAAISFRR, translated from the coding sequence ATGCGAAAAATAATCCTGCTGCTTTTGATCAGTATCTCTGTCCTGTTCGTGTCCGGCCAGGTATTGGCAGATTCCGATAGTACTCTGAAAACTGCCAGAGATCACTTTGAGATGGGAAATGCGTTCTATAGTTTTGGTATTGTTGATAATGCAACCCGTGAATACCAGATTGCAGTCAGTATGGATCCAAACATGTCTGATGCCTGGAACAATCTGGGTCTGACACTTACAACACAGAAGAGATACACAGAAGCAAAGGCAGCGTTGGAGAACGCAACCCGCCTGAACTCAACAGACTCTGAAGGATGGTACAATCTGGGTTACACACTTGGAATGCTTGGAAATAAGTCAGAGGAGATAACAGCGTATGAGAAGGCAATCAGTTTCAATCCAAACATGACAATTGCCTGGCGCAACATAGGGGTCGTCAGATATGAACAGCAGAATTATACCGGGGCCGCTGATGCTCTTGAGAGGGCAACAATATCTGACCCAAAGAGTGCAATCGGGTGGTATTATCTCGGAACTGTCTATGAAAAGACTGGAAACCTCACTGGTGCTGCTGATGTTCTGAAGCATGCGGTCGATCTGGACAAAAATCTCACGATGGCAAAAGACCGGCTTAAGGCAGTGGAGAAGAACCTCTCAAACATTACTTCATCTGCTCCGGTTCAATCAGCAGGCAAAAAAACTCCTCTGCCGGCAGCAATTGTTATACTGTCAGTGATAGGTGCAGCAGCAGCGATATCATTCAGAAGGTAA